A single region of the Acidobacteriota bacterium genome encodes:
- a CDS encoding sugar isomerase domain-containing protein → MTAIAYFDRIDDILRSIRTTQADALVQAGTLLAGTIAGGGRAYLFGSGHSVIPVMDVFPRYGSFVGFFPLYDPRLMWSNVVGPHGARELLWIERREGYVQQFLQSYPMDGRDALVVFSHGGLNAAPIEAARYARERGTRVVTVSSHANAAVAARTHSTGTALSDLADIAIDNGVAPEDAQVDVGRLEKVAAGSTIAVVAIAMALVAETGAQLAARGHALTTFVSPNVPGVQADHNLRVFDAYARAWFERGPDPVVR, encoded by the coding sequence ATGACTGCCATCGCGTACTTCGACCGAATCGACGACATTCTCCGCTCCATCCGGACCACGCAAGCCGACGCGCTCGTCCAGGCCGGCACGCTGCTCGCAGGAACGATTGCCGGCGGTGGCCGCGCGTACCTGTTCGGCAGCGGCCACTCGGTGATCCCCGTGATGGATGTGTTTCCGCGCTACGGCAGCTTCGTCGGCTTCTTCCCGCTCTACGACCCCCGGCTGATGTGGTCCAACGTCGTCGGACCTCATGGGGCCCGCGAACTGCTCTGGATCGAGCGGCGCGAAGGCTACGTGCAGCAGTTCCTCCAGAGCTACCCCATGGACGGCCGCGACGCGTTGGTCGTTTTCTCGCATGGCGGCCTCAACGCCGCGCCCATCGAAGCGGCCCGATACGCGCGCGAGCGCGGTACCCGTGTCGTCACGGTGTCGTCCCATGCCAACGCCGCGGTGGCGGCGCGCACGCATTCGACCGGCACGGCGCTGTCCGACCTTGCCGATATCGCCATCGACAACGGCGTCGCGCCCGAGGATGCCCAGGTCGACGTCGGGCGCCTCGAGAAGGTCGCGGCGGGCTCGACGATCGCCGTTGTCGCCATCGCGATGGCGCTCGTTGCCGAGACGGGCGCGCAACTGGCCGCCCGGGGGCACGCCCTGACGACCTTCGTGTCGCCGAACGTGCCGGGTGTGCAGGCCGACCACAATCTCCGCGTCTTCGATGCCTACGCGCGCGCGTGGTTCGAACGCGGTCCCGATCCCGTCGTCCGATGA
- a CDS encoding beta-galactosidase, producing MIHGTGHQWARRDVLRTLGVGTASLPWLRVSAAPTQPREAMAFTTTPVLPMAVWYGGGKARAPMVERGARPKKDAWRDDVRQIRDLGFNTLRAWIDWASGEPEEGRYELETLEVLLELAEEHGLRLLLQVYMDSAPAWVGVKHPDALFVSSNGQAIVPESSPGYCRDHRGVRDADVAFYAALAARARQSPAFLGWDLWSEPHVINWANPTWIPNPEFCYCPHTLARFRQWLQRRYTTLDALNEAWYRRFRSWDQVEPSRLSTILSYTDYIDWKTFIVAKLGEDLRDRYEAVKRVAPDTVVTSHAAGVGLFASPHHWEGQADDWTMARQVDYYGASFYPKHSALVDRDVPWRAALLDFTRSFGYDQGRRGFWIGELQGGFGTIAVNVSPPVTARDLTIWTWSALARGAKGINYYAWYPMNSGYEAGGFGLNHLDGTITERARAAGAIARVVDRHQSLLLEARPPRAEVAILYNPLAHFVGGRQRAASYGGPQGEVIGIERDSLLGVHRALFPHNVPLDYVHVDHLDPTRLEQYRVVFFPYPLMFREAVGPVLRAYVEGGGTLVTEARLGWSNERGYASDRIPGMGLWEVVGAREAAVETVQGKAAQMRWVGDDIPGFAPETMLAGRWYRETLEPMDASARVVARWEDGTAAAIVASRGRGRTLMLGSYVSAAYQTGPTPEAARFFRALVDWAGVRSPIEVTGGPLEVRHLERGADVVLFVFNHASTSAPSLIRLRRTSQATVTDLVSGGAVSATHDGDVLAIPLTLPAGEVRVLKASPA from the coding sequence GTGATCCACGGTACAGGTCACCAATGGGCGCGGCGCGACGTGCTGCGAACGCTCGGCGTCGGCACCGCGAGCCTGCCGTGGCTGCGCGTGTCGGCCGCGCCGACGCAGCCGCGTGAGGCCATGGCGTTCACGACCACGCCGGTGCTGCCGATGGCCGTGTGGTACGGAGGCGGGAAGGCGCGCGCGCCGATGGTCGAGCGAGGGGCGCGGCCGAAGAAGGACGCCTGGCGCGACGACGTCCGCCAGATCCGCGACCTCGGCTTCAACACGCTGCGCGCCTGGATCGACTGGGCCAGTGGCGAACCGGAAGAAGGCCGCTACGAACTCGAGACGCTCGAGGTGCTGCTCGAACTCGCCGAGGAGCACGGCCTGCGCCTGCTGCTGCAGGTGTACATGGACTCGGCGCCGGCCTGGGTCGGCGTCAAGCATCCCGACGCCCTGTTCGTGTCGTCGAACGGACAGGCGATCGTGCCGGAGAGTTCGCCCGGCTACTGTCGCGATCATCGCGGCGTGCGCGACGCCGACGTGGCGTTCTACGCGGCGCTCGCCGCCAGGGCCCGTCAGAGTCCAGCCTTCCTCGGTTGGGATCTGTGGAGCGAGCCGCACGTCATCAACTGGGCCAATCCGACGTGGATTCCCAATCCGGAGTTCTGCTACTGCCCGCACACGCTGGCGCGATTCCGACAATGGCTGCAGCGCCGGTACACGACGCTCGACGCGCTCAACGAGGCCTGGTATCGCCGGTTCCGCAGCTGGGATCAGGTGGAGCCGAGCCGATTGAGCACGATCCTCTCGTACACCGACTACATCGACTGGAAGACCTTCATCGTCGCCAAGCTCGGCGAAGACCTCCGCGATCGGTACGAAGCGGTCAAGCGCGTGGCGCCCGATACCGTCGTCACGAGCCACGCCGCCGGCGTCGGACTGTTCGCGTCGCCTCACCACTGGGAAGGCCAGGCCGACGACTGGACGATGGCGCGGCAGGTGGACTACTACGGCGCGTCGTTCTATCCGAAGCACTCGGCCCTGGTCGATCGCGACGTGCCGTGGCGGGCGGCGCTGCTCGACTTCACCCGCTCGTTCGGCTACGACCAGGGCCGACGCGGCTTCTGGATCGGCGAACTGCAGGGAGGCTTCGGCACCATCGCCGTCAACGTCAGTCCGCCCGTCACGGCGCGCGACCTGACGATATGGACGTGGTCCGCGCTGGCGCGCGGCGCCAAGGGCATCAACTACTACGCCTGGTACCCGATGAACTCGGGCTACGAGGCGGGCGGCTTCGGCCTCAATCACCTCGACGGCACCATCACCGAGCGGGCCCGCGCGGCTGGGGCCATCGCCCGCGTCGTCGATCGGCACCAGTCGTTGCTGCTCGAGGCGCGACCACCACGAGCCGAGGTCGCGATCCTCTACAACCCGCTGGCGCACTTTGTCGGCGGCAGGCAGCGCGCGGCCTCCTACGGCGGGCCGCAGGGCGAGGTGATCGGCATCGAGCGCGACTCGCTGCTCGGCGTCCATCGCGCGTTGTTCCCGCACAACGTGCCGCTCGACTACGTCCACGTCGATCATCTCGACCCGACACGCCTCGAGCAGTATCGCGTCGTCTTCTTTCCGTATCCGCTGATGTTCCGCGAGGCCGTCGGCCCTGTGCTGCGCGCGTACGTGGAGGGCGGCGGCACGCTGGTGACCGAGGCTCGACTCGGCTGGAGCAACGAGCGCGGGTACGCATCCGACCGCATCCCGGGTATGGGGCTGTGGGAGGTCGTCGGCGCGCGTGAAGCGGCGGTCGAGACGGTCCAGGGCAAGGCCGCGCAGATGCGCTGGGTCGGCGACGACATCCCTGGCTTCGCGCCGGAGACGATGCTGGCGGGACGCTGGTATCGGGAGACGCTCGAGCCCATGGACGCGTCGGCGCGCGTCGTCGCGCGCTGGGAGGACGGCACGGCCGCCGCGATCGTGGCGTCGCGCGGACGTGGCCGGACGCTGATGCTCGGGTCGTACGTCAGCGCGGCGTACCAGACCGGGCCGACGCCGGAAGCTGCGCGATTCTTCCGCGCGCTGGTCGATTGGGCAGGCGTACGCTCGCCGATCGAGGTGACGGGCGGCCCGCTGGAGGTGCGTCACCTCGAACGCGGCGCCGACGTCGTCCTGTTCGTGTTCAATCACGCATCGACGAGCGCGCCATCGCTGATTCGCCTGCGCCGCACGAGCCAGGCCACGGTCACCGACCTGGTCAGCGGTGGGGCCGTGAGTGCCACGCACGACGGCGACGTCCTGGCGATTCCGCTGACGCTTCCGGCGGGCGAGGTGCGCGTCCTGAAGGCGTCGCCGGCATGA
- a CDS encoding ComEC/Rec2 family competence protein has translation MCDARLCAVAIGIGLALATGMSPLVRGVVALIAGCVAGSFVALTPEMAVRAAGLALACLIVCARLGWGGHARVAIVGAMAGALGLGAALTVLAEDRAWAPRNIDIDALADATSRGDIVVLSGVARRDAWLSDTGAPSLDLRVDGIKWDGRWHATDVGVRLTISGDAAVDLRDTWTRGRRVEAPVSSLRRPLPYRNFGMPDAERVLARRGIRVFATVKSASLVDTQPAPWWEERAADARHAIRSAVARHVDDPIAAATVTAILIGDRSRLPDTLVRDLQHAGVYHVVAISGGNVAIWLALLLWLPHAAGAGTRVGMAWLAAGLLVFAVIVDGGASVARAVSVAALVVAARWWDIRIAGAQALAVAGAMQIAIDPLAIHDPGCVLSFGAAGTLIFIASWPASESHAAFGTRPSWARRLGTATAMMVLATCLIELVLLPISARWFSIATAAGLLANLLAVPAMAVVQVTGLGLLAAAVAWPWAAVVLGAISATGVHALLRSADILVVAPWLVREVPAPSIAVLGAYYAALGVALTTARAIVGARRHAGLRTRLRSGVPTLAWACAAGTVTSLACLTWIVTAGVERSAPSPWTWPVASHWQHASWPHEHWLLITMLDVGQGDATVVRFPSGRTWLVDAGGSMGESFDIGARVTTPALWALGHRRIDRVVVTHPHPDHAGGMSTVIRRLAPRELLMGVPVEGDPHQTALVRAAASRGTRIRWVATGESLAEGPVSVQVRHPERPDWDRPRVRNDDSVVLWIRLGDVGILLPGDIGAQVESHVAARVTPAPISVLRLAHHGSASSTTRESLETLDPALAIVSAGRGNRFGHPAPSVLRRLHEAGTGVLRTDRDGAIQLATNGRVVLVRTATGGAMSLPSRR, from the coding sequence GTGTGTGACGCGCGATTGTGCGCGGTGGCGATCGGCATCGGCCTTGCTCTGGCGACCGGCATGTCGCCGCTGGTACGTGGCGTCGTTGCGCTGATTGCCGGTTGTGTGGCCGGCAGCTTCGTCGCGCTCACACCGGAGATGGCGGTTCGCGCCGCCGGTCTGGCCCTGGCCTGCCTCATCGTCTGTGCGCGCCTGGGATGGGGTGGCCACGCGCGTGTGGCGATAGTGGGTGCGATGGCTGGCGCACTCGGACTCGGCGCCGCACTCACGGTCCTCGCCGAAGACCGCGCGTGGGCACCCCGCAACATCGACATCGACGCGCTCGCTGACGCGACATCGCGAGGCGACATCGTCGTGCTGTCTGGCGTGGCTCGCCGCGACGCGTGGCTGTCGGACACCGGTGCGCCATCGCTCGACCTGCGCGTCGACGGCATCAAGTGGGACGGACGCTGGCACGCCACGGACGTGGGCGTGCGTCTCACGATCTCCGGCGATGCGGCGGTGGACCTTCGCGACACGTGGACGCGCGGGCGACGGGTCGAGGCGCCTGTGTCGTCGCTGCGCCGTCCGCTGCCGTATCGCAACTTCGGGATGCCTGACGCGGAACGAGTGCTCGCGCGTCGCGGCATCCGCGTGTTCGCGACGGTCAAGAGCGCGTCGCTCGTGGATACGCAGCCAGCGCCGTGGTGGGAGGAGCGCGCCGCAGACGCCCGCCACGCGATTCGGTCCGCCGTGGCCCGTCACGTCGACGATCCGATCGCCGCCGCGACGGTGACGGCGATTCTCATCGGCGACAGGAGCCGACTGCCGGACACACTGGTGCGCGATCTGCAACACGCGGGCGTGTATCACGTGGTGGCGATCTCGGGCGGCAATGTCGCCATCTGGCTCGCGTTGCTCCTGTGGCTGCCGCACGCGGCAGGTGCGGGCACGCGTGTCGGCATGGCGTGGCTCGCGGCCGGCCTGCTCGTCTTCGCCGTCATCGTCGATGGCGGTGCGTCTGTCGCGCGGGCCGTGAGCGTTGCCGCGCTCGTCGTGGCCGCGCGCTGGTGGGACATCCGAATCGCCGGCGCACAGGCGCTCGCCGTTGCGGGGGCGATGCAGATCGCCATCGACCCGCTCGCCATCCACGACCCGGGCTGCGTGCTGTCGTTCGGTGCCGCGGGTACGCTCATCTTCATCGCGTCGTGGCCGGCGTCGGAGTCGCACGCCGCGTTCGGAACGCGGCCGTCATGGGCACGCCGCCTCGGCACCGCGACAGCCATGATGGTGCTCGCGACGTGCCTCATCGAACTCGTGTTGCTGCCCATCAGTGCGCGCTGGTTCAGCATCGCCACGGCGGCGGGCCTGCTCGCGAACCTCCTGGCCGTCCCGGCGATGGCCGTGGTGCAGGTGACCGGACTCGGCCTGCTGGCGGCGGCGGTCGCGTGGCCGTGGGCCGCTGTGGTGCTCGGCGCGATCTCCGCAACGGGCGTCCACGCACTCCTGCGCAGCGCCGACATCCTGGTGGTGGCGCCATGGCTGGTGCGCGAAGTGCCCGCACCGTCGATCGCCGTACTCGGTGCGTACTACGCGGCGCTGGGCGTGGCGCTCACGACGGCCCGCGCGATTGTCGGCGCACGACGGCACGCCGGACTGCGCACCAGACTGCGGAGTGGCGTGCCGACTCTCGCATGGGCGTGTGCCGCGGGAACCGTGACGTCGCTCGCGTGCCTCACGTGGATCGTGACGGCTGGCGTCGAACGCAGCGCGCCGTCTCCATGGACGTGGCCTGTTGCATCGCACTGGCAGCACGCGAGCTGGCCCCACGAGCACTGGCTGCTCATCACGATGCTCGACGTGGGGCAGGGCGACGCGACGGTCGTCAGGTTTCCGTCCGGAAGGACGTGGCTCGTTGACGCCGGCGGCAGCATGGGCGAGTCGTTCGACATCGGCGCGCGAGTCACGACGCCGGCGTTGTGGGCGCTCGGCCACCGCCGGATCGACAGGGTTGTCGTGACGCATCCGCATCCCGACCACGCAGGCGGGATGTCGACGGTGATACGGCGTCTCGCCCCACGCGAACTGCTCATGGGCGTCCCCGTCGAGGGCGATCCCCACCAGACCGCTCTCGTGCGGGCCGCCGCTTCCCGGGGCACGCGCATCAGATGGGTCGCGACGGGGGAGTCGCTCGCCGAAGGTCCCGTGTCGGTGCAGGTGCGGCATCCCGAGCGGCCCGACTGGGACCGCCCGCGCGTGCGCAACGACGACTCGGTGGTCCTCTGGATCCGTCTCGGAGACGTGGGGATCCTGCTACCGGGCGACATCGGCGCGCAGGTGGAATCGCACGTCGCGGCACGCGTCACGCCGGCACCGATCTCGGTCCTGCGGCTCGCCCACCATGGCAGCGCCTCGTCGACGACGCGCGAGTCGCTCGAGACGCTCGACCCGGCGCTCGCGATCGTGTCGGCCGGGCGCGGCAATCGCTTCGGCCATCCTGCGCCATCGGTCCTCCGCCGCCTCCACGAGGCGGGCACCGGCGTGCTCCGGACCGATCGCGACGGGGCCATCCAACTGGCCACCAACGGCCGAGTCGTGCTCGTCAGGACGGCGACCGGTGGCGCGATGAGCCTCCCGTCGCGGCGGTGA
- a CDS encoding ROK family protein, with protein sequence MTHVLAIDAGGTKTAVAVVDQTGRVRERRQVAAARTFDATVEQIAAAAATATGVAAIGVIVPGIYDARDGTAWCPNLWGDAHVPLRDAVRARVALPLAIDCDRSGYVSGEAWCGIARGASDVVFVAIGTGIGVGILAGGHVVAGAHGIAGAAGWSSLLDTWKDDYRTCGCWEGEAAGPALARAFGVPSAADVVSAAHAGDARARDVLLTAARHTGRGIANIVSLLNPEVVVLGGGVMQGAAPLVLDAIRDEAARWAQPIAFRRCRIELTTLGENAGLLGAARLALDEAIHS encoded by the coding sequence ATGACCCACGTCCTCGCGATCGACGCCGGGGGCACCAAGACCGCCGTCGCCGTCGTCGACCAGACGGGACGCGTGCGCGAGCGCCGGCAGGTCGCCGCCGCGCGTACGTTCGACGCCACCGTCGAGCAGATCGCCGCGGCGGCCGCGACCGCGACCGGGGTCGCCGCAATCGGCGTCATCGTGCCGGGGATCTACGACGCGCGCGACGGCACGGCGTGGTGCCCGAACCTCTGGGGCGACGCCCACGTCCCACTGCGCGACGCCGTGCGGGCTCGGGTCGCGCTGCCGCTGGCCATCGACTGCGATCGGTCCGGCTACGTGTCGGGCGAAGCGTGGTGCGGCATCGCGCGTGGCGCGTCGGACGTCGTGTTCGTGGCGATCGGCACCGGGATCGGCGTCGGCATCCTCGCCGGCGGCCATGTCGTCGCCGGTGCGCACGGCATCGCGGGGGCGGCCGGCTGGTCGTCCCTGCTCGACACGTGGAAGGACGACTACCGCACGTGTGGCTGCTGGGAGGGAGAGGCGGCCGGCCCGGCCCTCGCGCGTGCGTTCGGGGTGCCGTCGGCCGCGGACGTCGTCTCGGCCGCGCACGCCGGCGATGCCAGGGCTCGCGACGTCCTGCTCACCGCGGCGCGCCATACCGGCCGCGGCATCGCCAACATCGTCAGCCTGCTCAATCCCGAAGTGGTGGTGCTCGGCGGCGGTGTGATGCAGGGCGCCGCGCCCCTCGTCCTCGACGCCATCCGCGACGAGGCCGCGCGCTGGGCTCAGCCGATCGCCTTTCGGCGCTGCCGCATCGAACTCACGACTCTGGGCGAGAACGCCGGCCTGCTCGGCGCCGCTCGCCTTGCCCTGGACGAGGCCATCCACTCATGA
- the mazG gene encoding nucleoside triphosphate pyrophosphohydrolase has translation MPSSDAGAAFSKLVDIMARLRGPDGCAWDREQTLKSLARYVLEEAAEVVDAIEREDADGLQEEVGDLLFEGVFLAQVSQDEGGFDVTAALETVCEKLVRRHPHVFAREVALTPDEVKGQWDAIKASEKAARGDRPESLLDGIPLAEPALVRARTICGRVAKVGFDWPTPEAVLDKLAEETREVEEAIASGNRDAIEDEIGDILFVIANLARKLDVDAETALRRANLKFIRRFGSVEARLAGAGLPLGEATLDQMEDAWQATKRDEA, from the coding sequence ATGCCCTCCTCCGACGCCGGCGCCGCCTTCTCGAAACTTGTCGACATCATGGCGCGCCTGCGGGGCCCCGACGGGTGCGCCTGGGACCGCGAGCAGACGCTGAAGAGCCTCGCGCGATACGTGCTCGAAGAGGCGGCCGAGGTGGTCGACGCGATCGAGCGCGAGGACGCCGATGGTCTGCAGGAGGAAGTCGGTGACCTGTTGTTCGAGGGCGTGTTCCTCGCGCAGGTCAGCCAGGACGAGGGCGGCTTCGACGTAACCGCGGCACTCGAGACCGTGTGCGAGAAGCTGGTGCGACGACACCCTCACGTGTTCGCTCGCGAGGTCGCGCTCACGCCTGACGAGGTGAAGGGGCAATGGGACGCGATCAAGGCGAGCGAGAAGGCGGCGCGCGGCGATCGTCCGGAGAGCCTGCTCGACGGCATTCCGCTGGCGGAACCGGCACTCGTGCGTGCGCGGACGATCTGCGGCCGTGTGGCGAAGGTCGGCTTCGACTGGCCCACACCCGAGGCGGTGCTCGACAAGCTCGCCGAGGAGACGCGCGAAGTCGAGGAGGCGATCGCGTCAGGCAATCGTGACGCGATCGAAGACGAGATCGGCGACATCCTCTTCGTGATCGCCAATCTCGCGCGCAAGCTCGACGTCGACGCGGAGACGGCCCTGCGCCGCGCCAACCTGAAGTTCATCCGCCGGTTCGGCTCCGTCGAAGCGCGACTCGCCGGCGCGGGTCTGCCGCTCGGGGAGGCGACGCTCGATCAGATGGAAGACGCGTGGCAAGCCACCAAGCGCGACGAGGCGTGA
- a CDS encoding MFS transporter produces the protein MAHGAMMVFGIVMALIGAVTPALAGRVDLEIADIGRLFLAMNAAMLAASLVLGVVVDRGGLRMPMVAGALLVAGGLFTVAHAAGTQALVVGVVALGAGGGALNGASNILIADLHEDEHRKSVALNRLGVFFGIGAVVMPFAVSFLVAHVGLGGVLSAAAVLCVALGLSAILFAFPLPKLPQGRPLAALPRYLRQPVVLALGVLLFFQSGNEFLLGGYIANVLTRDLGASVTTASLWLAAFWSAIMVTRLAMGQILARVSGPRVVVVAALGAAVASVGVVVAPTPLIAGLAATSAGLLLSPIFPTVLGVAGARYREQSGAVFGVLFAVALTGGMTMPWLAGHLAARTGLRWVFLLAAANFVMVAMAMRLVDRTLHRWR, from the coding sequence GTGGCGCACGGTGCCATGATGGTCTTCGGCATCGTCATGGCGCTCATCGGCGCAGTCACGCCGGCCCTGGCCGGTCGTGTCGATCTGGAGATCGCCGACATCGGCCGCCTGTTCCTCGCGATGAACGCCGCGATGCTCGCTGCCAGTCTCGTGCTGGGCGTCGTCGTCGATCGCGGCGGACTTCGCATGCCGATGGTCGCCGGGGCCCTGCTCGTGGCCGGTGGCCTGTTCACCGTCGCGCACGCGGCGGGCACGCAGGCGCTGGTCGTCGGCGTCGTCGCGCTCGGTGCCGGTGGCGGTGCGCTCAACGGCGCGTCGAACATCCTCATCGCCGACCTGCACGAGGACGAGCACCGCAAGAGCGTGGCGCTCAACAGGCTCGGCGTGTTCTTCGGCATCGGCGCCGTCGTGATGCCGTTCGCGGTGAGCTTTCTCGTGGCACACGTCGGTCTGGGCGGTGTGCTTTCGGCCGCGGCGGTGCTGTGCGTCGCGCTCGGTCTCAGTGCGATCCTGTTCGCGTTTCCGCTGCCCAAGCTGCCCCAGGGACGACCGCTCGCCGCGCTGCCCCGGTATCTCCGCCAGCCGGTCGTGCTCGCCCTCGGCGTGCTGCTGTTCTTCCAGTCGGGCAACGAGTTCCTGCTGGGTGGCTACATCGCGAACGTGCTCACGCGCGATCTCGGCGCCTCTGTCACGACGGCCTCGTTGTGGCTGGCCGCGTTCTGGAGCGCCATCATGGTCACGCGGCTGGCGATGGGGCAGATCCTGGCACGCGTCAGTGGCCCGCGCGTCGTGGTCGTCGCGGCGCTTGGCGCGGCCGTGGCCTCTGTCGGCGTGGTCGTGGCGCCAACGCCGCTGATCGCCGGGCTGGCCGCGACGTCGGCAGGTCTCCTGCTGTCGCCGATCTTCCCGACGGTGCTGGGTGTGGCGGGAGCGCGCTATCGCGAGCAGTCCGGCGCGGTGTTCGGCGTGCTGTTCGCGGTGGCCCTCACCGGGGGCATGACGATGCCGTGGCTCGCGGGGCACCTGGCGGCCCGGACGGGATTGCGATGGGTGTTCCTGCTCGCGGCGGCCAATTTCGTGATGGTGGCGATGGCGATGCGTCTGGTGGACCGCACGCTGCACCGTTGGCGCTGA
- a CDS encoding DUF1844 domain-containing protein, translating into MMTQPADASLTFVSYISGLVLAASVYIGDEPDPMTGLKAVNLTSAGHAIDVLSMLHEKTRGNLTDDERRLLEGALYELRMKYVEAAGKGPSRIVTP; encoded by the coding sequence ATGATGACCCAGCCGGCCGACGCTTCCCTGACGTTCGTGAGCTACATCTCGGGCCTCGTGCTGGCGGCGTCTGTCTACATCGGCGACGAGCCCGACCCCATGACCGGGCTGAAAGCGGTGAACCTCACCTCCGCGGGTCATGCGATCGACGTGCTGTCGATGCTCCACGAGAAGACGCGCGGCAACCTGACCGATGACGAGCGACGGCTCCTCGAGGGCGCGCTGTACGAACTGCGGATGAAGTACGTCGAGGCCGCCGGCAAGGGTCCATCGCGCATCGTCACTCCGTAG